The following proteins come from a genomic window of Streptomyces sp. NBC_00539:
- a CDS encoding DUF6381 family protein, whose amino-acid sequence MSVAGGSGGRSRQLREKAQEMRTAAERSSDPQERKRLEDKARRLQEQSEMESRMIDDPGMDLR is encoded by the coding sequence ATGAGCGTTGCAGGCGGATCCGGTGGCCGGTCGCGGCAGTTGCGCGAGAAGGCCCAGGAGATGAGGACCGCGGCCGAGCGGTCCAGCGACCCCCAGGAACGCAAGCGGCTCGAGGACAAGGCCCGCCGGCTCCAGGAGCAGAGCGAGATGGAGAGCCGGATGATCGACGATCCGGGCATGGACCTGCGGTAG
- a CDS encoding type III polyketide synthase — protein sequence MTRVLAVSSVFPPHAYRQPQITEALARCLPPGSDTGLLRRVHSSVRVERRHLALPLERYGPGNDFGATNALFLEAALDLGSRAIGLALAESGLAARDVDLVMSTTVTGLATPSLEARLAARTGLRPDVRRLPLFGLGCAAGAAGLGHLHDHLTGRPGHAALLLSTELCSLTLQPTDTSMAALVAGGLFGDGAGALLAVGAGHPLYGSADGPTVVDARSRLYPGTEALLGWDIGHWGFRMVMGRELPTLVRLHVAEEVEAFLAGHDLKPADVAAWICHPGGPKILDVLGEALGLPDTALAASRRSLATAGNLSSASVLHILGEVQSAGPPPPGSIGLMIAFGPGFASELVLLRW from the coding sequence ATGACACGTGTCCTGGCAGTGAGCAGCGTGTTCCCGCCCCACGCGTACCGGCAGCCGCAGATCACGGAAGCCCTCGCCCGCTGTCTGCCGCCGGGCTCCGACACCGGCCTGCTGCGCCGGGTGCACTCCTCGGTACGGGTCGAGCGCCGCCACTTGGCGCTCCCGCTGGAGCGGTACGGGCCCGGCAACGACTTCGGGGCCACCAATGCCCTGTTCCTCGAAGCGGCGCTCGACCTCGGCTCCCGCGCCATCGGACTCGCCCTCGCCGAGAGCGGCCTCGCCGCCCGGGACGTGGACCTGGTCATGTCGACCACGGTGACCGGGCTCGCCACGCCTTCGCTGGAGGCTCGGCTCGCCGCCCGCACCGGCCTGCGGCCGGACGTACGGCGCCTGCCGCTGTTCGGGCTCGGCTGTGCGGCGGGCGCCGCCGGCCTCGGCCACCTGCACGACCACCTCACGGGCCGGCCGGGCCACGCCGCCCTGCTGCTCTCCACGGAACTGTGCTCGCTCACCCTCCAGCCCACCGACACCTCGATGGCGGCCCTGGTGGCCGGAGGGCTCTTCGGGGACGGGGCAGGCGCGCTGCTGGCGGTGGGGGCCGGCCATCCGCTGTACGGGAGCGCCGATGGCCCCACGGTGGTGGACGCGCGCAGCCGCCTCTACCCGGGAACCGAGGCCCTGCTCGGCTGGGACATCGGCCACTGGGGTTTCCGCATGGTGATGGGCCGTGAACTGCCCACCCTGGTCAGGCTGCACGTCGCCGAGGAGGTGGAGGCCTTCCTCGCCGGGCACGACCTCAAGCCCGCCGACGTGGCCGCCTGGATCTGCCATCCGGGCGGTCCGAAGATCCTCGACGTCCTCGGGGAGGCCCTGGGGCTCCCGGACACGGCCCTCGCGGCGAGCCGCCGTTCGCTCGCGACTGCGGGCAACCTCTCCTCCGCCTCCGTGCTGCACATCCTCGGCGAGGTCCAGAGCGCCGGTCCGCCTCCGCCGGGCTCGATCGGGCTGATGATCGCCTTCGGCCCGGGCTTCGCCTCCGAACTCGTCCTCCTGCGCTGGTGA
- a CDS encoding isoprenylcysteine carboxyl methyltransferase family protein: MPLYLLLLALVAGERLAELAVARRNAAWSRARGAREYGRGHYPAMVALHTALLAGCAVEPWAADRPFLPLLGWPALAVAVAAQGLRWWCIATLGPYWNTRVLVLPGLTPVAAGPYRLLRHPNYLAVVAEGLALPLVHCAWVTTAGFCVLNALLLRVRIRCEESALTYARTGGSLVVAAP; this comes from the coding sequence ATGCCCCTGTACCTGCTGCTGCTCGCCCTCGTCGCGGGCGAGCGGCTGGCCGAACTCGCCGTGGCCCGCCGCAACGCCGCGTGGAGCCGGGCACGCGGCGCCCGGGAGTACGGCCGCGGCCACTACCCGGCCATGGTCGCGCTGCACACGGCCCTGCTCGCGGGGTGCGCCGTCGAACCCTGGGCGGCGGACCGCCCGTTCCTGCCCCTGCTCGGCTGGCCCGCACTCGCGGTGGCCGTGGCCGCGCAGGGGCTGCGCTGGTGGTGCATCGCCACCCTCGGCCCGTACTGGAACACCCGGGTGCTGGTGCTTCCCGGGCTGACGCCGGTGGCGGCCGGGCCCTACCGGCTGCTGCGCCACCCCAACTACCTGGCGGTGGTGGCCGAAGGGCTCGCGCTGCCGTTGGTCCACTGCGCCTGGGTGACGACGGCCGGTTTCTGCGTACTGAACGCGCTGTTGCTGCGGGTGCGGATCCGCTGCGAGGAGTCCGCGCTCACGTACGCCCGTACCGGGGGCAGCCTCGTGGTCGCCGCGCCGTGA
- a CDS encoding VOC family protein → MARDLEASQRFYAAVVGWSFRRTRLGEGFSVARVDGVPVAGIGALAGDLAVPVAWTPYFAVDDADVAVGRIRERSGTVAVGPVSFPIGGRGAMAADVDGAVFGIWEGPVSPDWRVGRGPAPAWLELRTRNAFDAALFYGEVLEWATGRPGCCEVSYEEDQVVLRHEGEPVARLNSGPVEAASYSPHSRPRWHVHFRVPRLEPAIEAAVAMGGRSVSDITSNARERWVALRDPDGALFTLTTSLTTPLAL, encoded by the coding sequence ATGGCCCGTGACCTGGAGGCCTCCCAACGTTTCTACGCGGCCGTGGTGGGCTGGAGCTTCCGCCGGACGCGCCTGGGCGAGGGCTTCTCCGTGGCCCGGGTCGACGGGGTTCCGGTGGCCGGCATCGGCGCCCTCGCCGGGGACCTGGCGGTGCCCGTCGCCTGGACCCCTTACTTCGCGGTGGACGACGCGGACGTGGCGGTGGGCCGCATCAGGGAGCGCAGCGGCACGGTGGCCGTCGGCCCGGTCTCCTTCCCGATCGGCGGCCGCGGCGCCATGGCGGCCGACGTGGACGGTGCGGTGTTCGGGATCTGGGAGGGCCCGGTGTCCCCCGACTGGCGGGTGGGCCGCGGCCCCGCCCCGGCCTGGCTGGAACTGCGGACCCGCAACGCGTTCGACGCGGCGCTGTTCTACGGGGAAGTGCTGGAGTGGGCCACCGGCCGCCCGGGCTGCTGCGAGGTGTCCTACGAGGAGGACCAGGTGGTGCTGCGCCACGAGGGGGAGCCCGTGGCCCGGCTGAACAGCGGACCGGTGGAGGCGGCTTCCTACAGCCCGCACAGCCGGCCCCGCTGGCACGTCCACTTCCGGGTGCCGCGCCTGGAGCCGGCCATCGAGGCGGCCGTCGCGATGGGCGGCCGCAGCGTCTCGGACATCACCTCCAACGCCCGGGAGCGGTGGGTGGCGCTGCGCGACCCCGACGGGGCCCTGTTCACCCTCACCACCTCCCTGACGACGCCGCTGGCACTCTGA
- a CDS encoding mycothiol transferase produces the protein MKATEVLADAYGRVREVVHEVLDGLSAEELNARVDPAANSVAWLVWHLTRVQDDHVADAAGLEQVWHAGGWSERFGLPLPADATGYGHTAREAGKVRVESGELLLGYFDAVHEQTLRFVRGLGAADLGRVVDERWDPPVTLGVRLVSVLTDDLQHAGQAAFARGVLERR, from the coding sequence GTGAAGGCCACGGAGGTCTTGGCCGACGCCTACGGGCGTGTCCGCGAGGTGGTGCACGAGGTGCTGGACGGGCTCTCGGCCGAGGAGCTCAACGCGCGCGTCGACCCGGCGGCGAACTCCGTCGCGTGGCTGGTCTGGCACCTGACCCGGGTGCAGGACGACCACGTGGCGGACGCCGCCGGGCTGGAGCAGGTGTGGCATGCCGGGGGCTGGTCGGAGCGGTTCGGCCTGCCCCTGCCGGCCGACGCCACCGGCTACGGGCACACGGCGCGGGAGGCCGGGAAGGTCCGCGTCGAGTCGGGCGAGCTGCTGCTCGGCTACTTCGACGCGGTGCACGAGCAGACCCTGCGGTTCGTGCGGGGTCTGGGCGCCGCCGACCTGGGCCGGGTGGTGGACGAGCGCTGGGATCCGCCGGTCACGCTGGGAGTGCGCCTGGTGAGCGTGCTGACGGACGACCTCCAGCACGCCGGCCAGGCCGCTTTCGCCCGCGGGGTGCTGGAGCGCCGGTAG
- a CDS encoding UbiA family prenyltransferase, whose protein sequence is MPATRATAPPGETAAQPGSGTVATALLAACHPLPAAAVTLFTAVLAAATGRGTAGCAASAGAVALGQLSVGWSNDRADMRRDRLTGRPDKPLAAGAVAPGTVSAAAVVALALCVPLSLASGWLAGAVHLCAVAAAWAYNLWLKRTLASWLPYALAFGLLPAFVTLGLPGQPWPPLWLGAAAALLGAGAHFANVLPDIADDLATGVTGLPQRLGARGSAAMAALLVLGSAAALVLGPPGPVTPYGWGLLALTAAVLLATGRGRGRAPFLGTLAVAAADVTLLLARGAGTA, encoded by the coding sequence GTGCCCGCAACCCGCGCCACCGCACCGCCCGGCGAAACCGCCGCACAACCCGGCTCCGGGACGGTCGCCACCGCCTTGCTGGCCGCCTGCCACCCGCTGCCGGCGGCCGCCGTCACCCTCTTCACCGCCGTGCTGGCCGCAGCCACCGGCCGGGGAACCGCCGGCTGCGCGGCCTCGGCCGGAGCCGTCGCGCTCGGCCAGCTCTCGGTGGGCTGGTCCAACGACCGGGCCGACATGCGGCGCGACCGGCTCACGGGCCGGCCGGACAAGCCGCTCGCGGCGGGCGCCGTGGCGCCGGGGACCGTGAGCGCCGCCGCAGTCGTGGCGCTGGCGCTGTGCGTACCGCTCTCCCTGGCCTCGGGATGGCTCGCCGGCGCCGTGCACCTCTGCGCGGTCGCGGCCGCCTGGGCGTACAACCTGTGGCTCAAGCGCACCCTCGCGTCCTGGCTCCCGTACGCCCTCGCCTTCGGTCTGCTGCCGGCCTTCGTCACGCTCGGCCTCCCGGGGCAGCCGTGGCCGCCGCTCTGGCTCGGAGCGGCGGCCGCCCTGCTCGGTGCGGGCGCCCACTTCGCCAACGTCCTGCCCGACATCGCGGACGACCTGGCCACGGGCGTGACCGGACTCCCGCAGCGGCTCGGCGCCCGCGGCTCGGCCGCGATGGCCGCCCTCCTCGTGCTCGGCTCGGCCGCCGCGCTGGTCCTCGGCCCGCCCGGTCCGGTGACGCCCTATGGGTGGGGGCTGCTGGCCCTCACGGCGGCCGTGCTGCTCGCCACCGGCCGGGGCCGCGGCCGCGCCCCGTTCCTCGGCACGCTCGCGGTCGCGGCCGCCGACGTCACCCTGCTCCTGGCCCGCGGCGCGGGCACCGCCTGA
- a CDS encoding HPP family protein → MSSDTALYPTPPVTDGFAPPGPVVPERSRQVRVPTGRAPARPTPAAAFHSVSAVTTVLLALVAIGTMIHEPVLIPPLAASAALVHSAPTLPLAQPRGVVLGHLLGATVGYGALALAGSSAWAAAVAAGITLALLIVARTPHSAACATAVIVVLQSPAPARFVPLLFGSTVLLVLTGYAGSRIRRKAPKYPAYWW, encoded by the coding sequence ATGAGTTCCGACACCGCCCTGTACCCGACCCCGCCCGTCACCGACGGCTTCGCTCCGCCAGGGCCCGTCGTCCCCGAGCGGTCCCGCCAGGTCCGGGTGCCGACGGGCCGGGCTCCGGCGCGGCCGACCCCGGCCGCGGCCTTCCACAGCGTCAGCGCCGTCACCACCGTACTCCTGGCCCTCGTGGCGATCGGCACGATGATCCACGAACCGGTGCTGATACCGCCGCTCGCGGCCAGCGCCGCCCTCGTGCACAGCGCGCCCACGCTGCCGCTCGCGCAGCCGCGCGGTGTGGTGCTGGGGCACCTGCTCGGTGCGACCGTCGGCTACGGCGCCCTCGCCCTGGCCGGCAGCAGCGCATGGGCGGCCGCCGTCGCCGCGGGCATCACCCTCGCCCTGCTCATCGTCGCGCGGACCCCGCACTCCGCGGCCTGTGCGACCGCCGTCATCGTCGTGCTCCAGAGCCCGGCGCCGGCCAGGTTCGTGCCGCTGCTGTTCGGTTCGACGGTCCTGCTGGTCCTCACCGGTTACGCCGGCTCCCGTATCCGCCGAAAGGCCCCGAAGTACCCTGCCTATTGGTGGTGA
- a CDS encoding NAD(P)/FAD-dependent oxidoreductase: MIDLLVAGGGPAGLATAIQGALAGLEVVVAEPRPTPIDKACGEGLMPGGVRRLAELGVPVAGRAFHGIRYVDGLSGLSAQGLFRDGPGCGVRRTDLQAALAARAADLGVRVVARRVEEVRQDDHRVGAAGLTARYLVAADGLHSPVRRALGLSAPPAPGRPARYGLRRHYAVAPWSELVEVHWAPRCEAYVTPLGPDRVGVAVLTCEQAPFDVQLARFPLLSARLPPPGPGDAVRGAGPLRQRSRARVAGRVLFVGDAAGYVDALTGEGLTLALAAAGELVRCVRAGRPQEYERAWRKVSRSYRALTGALLWARGQPWLAGRIVPLAARLPGVFTRAVNLLA, translated from the coding sequence GTGATCGACCTGCTGGTGGCCGGCGGCGGTCCGGCCGGGCTGGCGACGGCCATCCAGGGAGCCCTGGCCGGGCTGGAGGTGGTGGTGGCCGAGCCGCGCCCGACCCCGATCGACAAGGCCTGCGGGGAGGGGCTGATGCCGGGCGGCGTGCGCCGGCTGGCGGAACTGGGTGTCCCGGTGGCGGGCCGCGCCTTCCACGGGATCCGCTACGTCGACGGGCTGAGCGGACTGAGCGCGCAGGGGCTGTTCCGGGACGGCCCCGGGTGCGGGGTACGGCGCACGGACCTCCAGGCGGCGCTCGCGGCCCGGGCCGCGGACCTGGGCGTACGGGTGGTCGCGCGGCGCGTGGAAGAGGTCCGCCAGGACGATCACCGGGTCGGGGCGGCGGGTCTGACCGCCAGGTACCTGGTGGCGGCGGACGGCCTGCACTCGCCGGTCCGGCGCGCCCTGGGCCTGTCGGCGCCGCCCGCGCCGGGGCGGCCTGCCCGCTACGGCCTGCGCCGCCACTACGCGGTGGCGCCGTGGAGCGAGCTGGTGGAGGTGCACTGGGCCCCGCGGTGCGAGGCGTACGTCACTCCGCTCGGACCCGACCGGGTCGGGGTGGCGGTGCTGACCTGCGAACAGGCCCCTTTCGACGTACAACTGGCCCGTTTCCCGCTGCTGTCGGCCCGGCTGCCACCGCCCGGGCCGGGTGACGCGGTGCGCGGGGCGGGGCCGCTGCGGCAGCGCTCGCGCGCGAGGGTGGCGGGGCGGGTGCTGTTCGTGGGGGACGCGGCGGGTTACGTCGACGCGCTGACCGGGGAGGGCCTGACGCTGGCGCTGGCGGCCGCGGGCGAACTCGTACGGTGTGTCCGCGCGGGGCGGCCGCAGGAGTACGAGCGGGCCTGGCGGAAGGTGTCCCGGAGCTACCGGGCGCTGACCGGGGCCCTGTTGTGGGCACGCGGGCAGCCCTGGCTGGCGGGGCGGATCGTGCCGCTGGCCGCCCGGTTGCCGGGGGTGTTCACGCGGGCGGTGAACCTGCTCGCCTGA
- a CDS encoding PHP domain-containing protein → MDPVAALNRIAFLLERGRAPTYRVQAFRTAAGVVERLGPQEVAERAAAGSLEAVKGLGPKTGQVVREALAGEIPGYLRKLEDEVAAHPEGPPATEAARALRAALRGDCHLHSEWSDGGSPIEAMGRTAMELGHEWAVLTDHSPSLKVARGLSPERLREQLDVVAELNAGWAPFRLLTGIECDILADGSLDQEPELLDRLDVVVGSVHSKLRMDAPAMTRRMLAAVRNPLMDVLGHCTGRLLTGRTRPESEFDAAAVFAACAESGTAVEINSRPERLDPPRRLLRLAVEAGTLFAVDTDAHAPGQLDWQLLGCERAVECGVTADRVVNTWPAPELLAWTRTRRPPVRRSQAVS, encoded by the coding sequence ATGGACCCGGTGGCGGCGCTGAACCGCATCGCCTTCCTGCTGGAACGCGGCCGGGCCCCGACGTACCGGGTGCAGGCCTTCCGCACGGCTGCGGGTGTCGTCGAGCGGCTCGGCCCGCAGGAGGTGGCCGAGCGGGCGGCGGCCGGTTCGCTGGAAGCCGTGAAGGGGCTGGGGCCGAAGACCGGCCAGGTGGTGCGGGAGGCGCTCGCCGGGGAGATCCCCGGTTACCTGCGCAAGCTGGAGGACGAGGTCGCGGCGCACCCCGAGGGGCCGCCCGCCACCGAGGCCGCCCGTGCGCTGCGGGCGGCACTGCGCGGGGACTGCCACCTGCACTCCGAGTGGTCCGACGGCGGCAGTCCCATCGAGGCCATGGGCCGTACCGCCATGGAGCTGGGGCACGAGTGGGCGGTACTGACGGATCATTCGCCGAGTCTGAAGGTGGCCCGGGGGCTCTCGCCGGAGCGGTTGCGCGAGCAGCTGGACGTGGTGGCGGAACTGAACGCGGGGTGGGCGCCGTTCCGGCTGCTCACCGGCATCGAGTGCGACATCCTCGCCGACGGGTCGCTCGACCAGGAGCCCGAGCTGCTGGACCGGCTCGACGTGGTGGTGGGCTCCGTGCACTCCAAGCTGCGCATGGACGCTCCGGCCATGACCCGGCGGATGCTGGCGGCGGTGCGCAACCCGCTGATGGACGTGCTGGGGCACTGCACCGGACGCCTGCTGACGGGGAGGACCCGGCCGGAGTCGGAGTTCGACGCGGCCGCCGTCTTCGCGGCGTGCGCGGAGTCCGGTACGGCGGTGGAGATCAACAGCAGGCCGGAGCGGCTGGACCCGCCGCGGCGGCTGCTGCGGCTGGCCGTGGAGGCCGGGACCCTGTTCGCCGTCGACACGGACGCGCACGCCCCCGGGCAGCTGGACTGGCAGCTGCTGGGCTGCGAACGGGCCGTGGAGTGCGGGGTGACGGCGGACCGGGTGGTCAACACCTGGCCGGCGCCGGAGCTGCTCGCCTGGACCCGCACCCGCCGCCCGCCGGTTCGGCGCTCCCAAGCCGTCTCCTAA
- a CDS encoding NAD(P)/FAD-dependent oxidoreductase, producing the protein MSRSRILVVGAGFAGVECVRRLERRLSPAEAEISLVTPFSYQLYLPLLPQVAAGVLTPQSVAVSLRRSSKHRTRIIPGGAIGVDPKAKVCVIRKITGETVDQSYDLLVLAPGSVTRSFDIPGLGEHARGMKTLAEAVYLRDHVIAQLDLADASQDEAERTARLQFVVVGGGYAGTETAACLQRLTRHAATRYPRLDPERIKWHLVDLAPKLMPELGDKLGKAALDILQRRGIEVSLGVSVGEVDAEKVTLTDGRVLPSRTLIWTAGVAASPLVGTLDTETLKGRLVVRPDLTVPGADGTFALGDAAAVPDLATGGDALCPPTAQHAMRQGRAVAESVIATLRGRTPRPYVHKDLGLVVDLGGKDAVSKPLGIELRGLPAQAVARGYHWSALRTNVAKTRVLTNWLLNAVAGDDFVRTGFLAQRPATLREFEHTDAYLTPAQVREHTAALHARG; encoded by the coding sequence GTGTCGCGATCGAGGATTCTCGTAGTGGGCGCCGGCTTCGCCGGGGTGGAGTGCGTACGGCGCCTGGAGCGCCGGCTGTCCCCCGCCGAGGCCGAGATCTCACTGGTCACACCGTTCTCGTACCAGCTCTACCTGCCGCTGTTGCCCCAGGTCGCGGCCGGGGTGCTCACCCCGCAGTCCGTCGCCGTCTCGCTGCGCCGCAGCAGCAAGCACCGGACCCGGATCATCCCGGGCGGGGCGATCGGCGTCGACCCGAAGGCCAAGGTCTGCGTCATCCGCAAGATCACCGGGGAGACCGTCGACCAGTCCTACGACCTGCTGGTCCTCGCCCCCGGCAGCGTCACCCGGTCGTTCGACATCCCCGGGCTGGGCGAGCACGCCCGCGGGATGAAGACCCTCGCCGAGGCCGTGTACCTGCGCGACCACGTGATCGCCCAGCTCGACCTCGCCGACGCCAGCCAGGACGAGGCCGAGCGCACGGCACGGCTGCAGTTCGTGGTGGTCGGCGGCGGTTACGCCGGTACGGAGACGGCCGCCTGCCTCCAGCGCCTGACCCGCCACGCGGCGACCCGATACCCGCGGCTGGACCCGGAGCGGATCAAGTGGCACCTGGTGGACCTGGCGCCGAAGCTGATGCCGGAGCTCGGCGACAAGCTCGGCAAGGCCGCCCTCGACATCCTGCAGAGGCGCGGCATCGAGGTCTCGCTCGGCGTGTCGGTGGGTGAGGTCGACGCCGAGAAGGTGACGCTCACCGACGGCCGGGTGCTGCCGAGCCGCACCCTGATCTGGACGGCGGGGGTGGCCGCCAGCCCCCTGGTGGGCACGCTGGACACGGAGACCCTCAAGGGCCGCCTGGTGGTGCGCCCCGACCTGACGGTGCCGGGCGCCGACGGGACCTTCGCCCTCGGGGACGCGGCGGCCGTACCGGACCTGGCGACGGGCGGCGACGCCCTCTGCCCGCCGACGGCGCAGCACGCCATGCGGCAGGGCCGGGCCGTCGCCGAGAGCGTCATCGCGACGCTGCGGGGCCGGACTCCGCGCCCGTACGTGCACAAGGACCTCGGCCTGGTGGTGGACCTCGGCGGGAAGGACGCGGTCTCCAAGCCGCTCGGCATCGAACTGCGGGGCCTGCCGGCGCAGGCGGTGGCGCGCGGCTACCACTGGTCGGCGCTGCGTACCAACGTCGCCAAGACCCGGGTACTGACGAACTGGCTGCTCAACGCGGTCGCCGGGGACGACTTCGTCCGTACCGGCTTCCTCGCCCAGCGGCCCGCGACGCTGCGGGAGTTCGAGCACACCGACGCCTACCTGACTCCGGCGCAGGTCCGGGAGCACACGGCGGCGCTGCACGCGCGCGGCTGA
- a CDS encoding cupin domain-containing protein, translated as MTTRSHLAGAPTDLDAVIADAPADATGALWRLTEAGRVLDANLIRLPSGGAIAEHREPALDVLLVVVEGSGRLDTEDGPHDLRPHTAALLSKNTRRALTAGPDGIAYLTVHPRRPGLGIGTPPAPEGGETACLLHRVCADCGRLAPERDARFCSRCGSGLPD; from the coding sequence ATGACCACGCGCTCGCACCTCGCCGGTGCCCCCACCGACCTGGACGCGGTCATCGCCGACGCTCCCGCCGACGCCACCGGCGCGCTCTGGCGGCTGACGGAGGCGGGGCGCGTACTGGACGCGAACCTCATCCGGCTGCCGTCCGGCGGGGCGATCGCCGAACACCGCGAACCGGCGCTCGACGTCCTGCTGGTCGTGGTCGAGGGCAGCGGCCGGCTCGACACCGAGGACGGTCCCCACGACCTGCGGCCCCACACCGCCGCCCTGCTGTCCAAGAACACCCGGCGCGCCCTCACCGCGGGCCCCGACGGCATCGCCTACCTCACGGTCCACCCCCGTCGCCCCGGCCTCGGCATCGGTACGCCGCCCGCCCCCGAGGGCGGTGAGACGGCCTGCCTCCTGCACCGCGTGTGCGCGGACTGCGGCCGGCTCGCCCCGGAACGGGACGCCCGCTTCTGCTCCCGCTGCGGCTCGGGCCTTCCCGACTGA
- a CDS encoding GNAT family N-acetyltransferase produces MTAFTALDLTRTVGEAVAALREVADRDWSRPAAGLEWSCHDTAVHLAGDLTAFAGQLASRAPASWLPIRVGVAPGTTPGRLTDLVEASGRVLAATVLAARPDDRAWHPAGAAGADGFAAMGATEVLLHTHDILHGLGATGWTGSPHTSALVLDRLFPHAPRPAGADAWDTLLAATGRADLPGLPRRRHWRWYADPVRGKGVVLCEISPSAAADLHTGGNGGFVWAEDGPPEGTRIAAGMLGLAREVGEYHPGWGPYAIVREADRRAIGGIGFHGAPDPEGQAEIGYDLLPSARGRGHATEALRALAGWAFAQPGPTALRAVVDVANGPSHAVVRRAGFARDGSADGAVHYLLRRP; encoded by the coding sequence ATGACCGCCTTCACCGCCCTCGACCTCACCCGTACCGTCGGGGAAGCCGTCGCCGCCCTGCGCGAGGTCGCGGACCGCGACTGGTCCCGGCCGGCGGCAGGGCTGGAGTGGAGCTGCCACGACACCGCCGTCCACCTGGCCGGAGACCTGACGGCCTTCGCCGGGCAGCTGGCGTCCCGCGCGCCCGCGTCCTGGCTGCCGATCAGAGTCGGCGTCGCCCCCGGCACCACCCCCGGCCGCCTGACGGACCTCGTCGAGGCGAGCGGACGCGTGCTGGCGGCCACCGTCCTGGCGGCTCGCCCGGACGACCGCGCCTGGCACCCCGCCGGGGCGGCCGGCGCCGACGGGTTCGCCGCCATGGGCGCCACCGAGGTGCTGCTGCACACCCACGACATCCTGCACGGCCTCGGCGCCACCGGCTGGACCGGCTCCCCGCACACCAGCGCCCTGGTCCTCGACCGGCTCTTCCCGCACGCACCGCGCCCGGCCGGGGCGGACGCGTGGGACACGCTCCTGGCGGCCACCGGCCGGGCCGACCTCCCCGGCCTGCCCCGCCGGCGGCACTGGCGCTGGTACGCCGACCCCGTCCGCGGGAAGGGCGTCGTGCTGTGCGAGATCAGCCCCTCGGCCGCCGCCGACCTGCACACCGGCGGTAACGGCGGCTTCGTCTGGGCCGAGGACGGCCCGCCCGAGGGGACCAGGATCGCCGCCGGGATGCTGGGCCTGGCACGCGAGGTCGGGGAGTACCACCCCGGCTGGGGCCCGTACGCCATCGTCCGCGAGGCCGACCGCAGGGCGATCGGCGGGATCGGTTTCCACGGCGCTCCCGACCCCGAGGGCCAGGCGGAGATCGGCTACGACCTCCTCCCCTCGGCCCGGGGCCGCGGGCACGCCACCGAAGCCCTGCGCGCCCTGGCCGGATGGGCCTTCGCGCAGCCCGGGCCGACCGCGCTGCGCGCCGTGGTCGACGTCGCCAACGGGCCTTCGCACGCCGTGGTCCGG